In a single window of the Larimichthys crocea isolate SSNF chromosome XVII, L_crocea_2.0, whole genome shotgun sequence genome:
- the vtg3 gene encoding vitellogenin 3, phosvitinless — protein MRGLLLCCLVALATCQNLRYELALNPRKTYEYKYEGGVNFGLGIPNLAEAGMRISCKVKISGISDQTFSLQVSELAFQEFNGFPGKNDFNASPKLSQRIAAQLIKPFMFDYTSGHISAIHASPEVSDTVVNIVRGILGFFQVTVKTTQRIYELVEVGIHGKCQSNYATEENVETHDMTITQVVDLNGCSEKAAIYRGMATAVVDEVAKQRGESIISAVRYVYTVKPTAEGGLITRAHGLEQQHFSPFNVKGGSFKMEAMKEMVLLGVSDTGRAVLYGPMESKGNLVYKFVNAEANVPIMMQNLENPVPKAIELVKHLAEVNKYEIDSARTEDTIKLYQLLRVVPYEGLEAMWKEFAGNEEYRRWFLDMIVEVSDARILKFMESRFQAGDISTVEAVETLLLSINHLQPIPELVEMAKMFLDMPFSKSNIYLWHTVVLTYGSLVYKHCAYYTPCPINAVQPLLDMALGSLRSGSEADMIIALKALGNAGHPGSIKTIMRFLPGVAATPVDLPPRVLSAAVQSMRLIAARDPHSVQEITLSLFLQKNLPTELRMLALTVLFEAKPSMGLVSTVTTHLQDEKDLNVISFAYSYMKSLARSSTPNNHFLSTACSVAVKILAPKFGRLSYHYSKAWRMDWFNDDFLMGTAAEVFMLKSATNIFPTELIMKGKYYFIGRILQLLELGIRGEGIKELFGNNIPNFKGDLSFSDFKALFNLLQNWEVLPSDKPVLSAYVRASGQEVFFTDINKEFIRSIISAVSPSAGKESPLWAAVENLQRGISWHKTKPFLIFEVRYFQATTLGLPLEISKYYETVNGITVNAKAAVNPPPTERLGQLFNSEITLESDGFIGFTKDLWVFYGINTELFQCGSEFKSKMPLALPWKISAKINVREKKFELDFAPWKKEFEVFSVRSNVYAVTRNIEEPALAKMTPIMPNAVNSHKANQVLTPNTWNPRGKMCAESDIYGVGVCVESQFRREYYHEEYPLYYFLGETYMGVKVDRAQAIKAVDKIHFEVNAGPSRHPMSASQLLETLRRISKDAAQSSDSASSERGSHNGYHNYGWDSTPESVFSIKGLAMSGNSKPEGYDAAMYCTPEENIQNVQLIVSEVGEDTNWKMCINVIADAHAETKAHIRWGAECQSYEMSMRGATAHLPGSKPTLKAKVHWTRIPETMAEIGRRIESYVPGMAFLLGFSQQHERNAKQEVSASVVAASADSVDVKIKFPEYTVYRHAIPVPLPPASFLDFQHDRNTTMDTFGRA, from the exons ATGCGGGGGCTGCTCCTGTGCTGCCTTGTGGCTCTGGCTA CATGTCAAAATCTTCGTTATG AGCTCGCCCTGAATCCCAGGAAAACCTACGAGTACAAATATGAAGGAGGGGTGAACTTTGGACTCGGCATTCCAAACCTTGCAGAGGCTGGGATGAGAATATCATGTAAGGTCAAGATCAGTGGTATATCCGACCAAACATTCAGCCTTCAG GTTTCAGAGTTGGCCTTTCAGGAGTTCAACGGTTTCCCGGGGAAAAACGACTTTAATGCCTCCCCAAAGCTCAGCCAGCGTATTGCTGCCCAGCTCATCAAACCATTCATGTTTGACTACACCAGTGGACACATTAGTGCCATCCACGCCTCTCCGGAGGTTTCTGACACTGTTGTCAACATTGTGAGAGGGATCTTGGGTTTCTTCCAAGTCACTGTCAAGACTACACAGAGGATCTATGAGCTTGTAGAG GTTGGCATCCATGGAAAGTGTCAGAGTAACTATGCTACAGAGGAAAATGTGGAAACACATGACATGACCATCACTCAGGTGGTGGACCTCAATGGCTGCAGTGAGAAAGCAGCTATCTACAGGGGAATGGCAACAGCTGTGGTCGATGAAGTTGCCAAACAG AGAGGAGAATCTATCATTTCAGCGGTGAGATACGTTTACACAGTCAAACCAACAGCAGAGGGTGGTCTCATTACCAGGGCTCACGGCCTGGAGCAACAGCACTTCAGTCCCTTCAATGTGAAGGGTGGCAGTTTCAAGATGGAAGCGAT GAAGGAAATGGTGCTACTCGGTGTGAGTGACACAGGTAGAGCCGTTTTGTATGGACCAATGGAGAGCAAGGGCAACCTTGTGTACAAGTTTGTCAATGCAGAAGCTAATGTCCCCATTATGATGCAGAACCTGGAGAACCCAGTACCAAAG GCTATAGAGTTGGTCAAACATTTGGCTGAAGTTAATAAATACGAGATTGACAGCGCAAGGACTGAAGATACTATAAAGCTTTACCAACTTCTCAGAGTGGTGCCTTATGAAGGATTAGAGGCTATGTGGAAGGAGTTTGCAGGAAATGAAGAGTACAG ACGTTGGTTTTTGGACATGATTGTTGAAGTCAGCGATGCCAGGATCCTGAAGTTCATGGAAAGCAGGTTTCAGGCTGGCGATATTTCCACGGTCGAAGCTGTGGAGACACTTTTGCTGTCGATAAACCATCTCCAGCCAATCCCTGAGCTGGTTGAGATGGCTAAA ATGTTCCTGGACATGCCCTTTAGTAAATCCAACATCTATCTGTGGCATACTGTGGTTCTTACCTACGGCTCTCTGGTGTACAAGCACTGTGCCTATTATACACCGTGTCCAATAAATGCTGTTCAG CCACTGCTGGACATGGCCTTGGGAAGTCTGAGAAGTGGCAGCGAGGCAGACATGATCATCGCTCTGAAAGCTCTGGGGAACGCAGGTCATCCAGGCAGCATTAAAACCATCATGCGTTTCCTCCCCGGTGTGGCTGCCACACCTGTGGATCTGCCACCTCGTGTGCTGAGTGCTGCTGTGCAGTCTATGAGACTGATAGCTGCCAGAGACCCTCACAGT GTCCAAGAGATTACCCTGAGTCTGTTCCTGCAGAAGAATCTTCCCACTGAACTACGCATGCTGGCACTCACAGTCCTTTTCGAAGCTAAGCCATCCATGGGTCTTGTGTCCACAGTGACTACACATCTACAGGATGAAAAAGACCTCAATGTTATAAGTTTTGCATACTCCTACATGAAAAGCTTGGCCAGATCCAGCACGCCAAACAATCACTTCCT CTCAACTGCCTGCAGTGTAGCTGTAAAGATCCTGGCTCCTAAGTTTGGTCGCCTGAGTTATCATTACAGCAAAGCCTGGCGCATGGACTGGTTTAACG ATGACTTCCTAATGGGTACAGCAGCAGAAGTCTTCATGCTCAAAAGTGCAACAAACATCTTTCCCACTGAATTGATCATGAAaggaaaatattatttcattggTAGAATTCTGCAGCTACTGGAG TTGGGTATCCGTGGTGAAGGGATTAAGGAACTGTTTGGCAACAACATCCCTAATTTTAAAGGAGATCTTAGTTTTAGTGACTTCAAGGCTCTTTTTAATTTG CTCCAAAACTGGGAAGTTCTGCCCAGTGATAAGCCTGTCCTTTCTGCCTATGTACGTGCCTCTGGACAAGAGGTTTTCTTCACTGATATTAACAAAGAGTTCATTCGGAGCATCATCTCG GCTGTCAGTCCTTCAGCAGGGAAAGAAAGTCCTCTATGGGCTGCAGTTGAGAATTTACAGAGAGGAATATCATGGCATAAGACCAAACCATTCTTAATCTTTGAAGTTCGCTACTTCCAAGCTACCACCCTGGGCCTCCCACTAGAGATTAGCAAATATTATGAAACCGTCAATGGGATCACTGTTAATG cCAAAGCAGCAGTAAATCCACCTCCTACTGAACGTCTCGGACAACTCTTTAATTCTGAAATTACATTGGAGAGTGACGGTTTTATTGG TTTCACAAAGGATTTATGGGTTTTCTATGGGATCAACACAGAGCTGTTCCAGTGTGGTTCTGAGTTTAAGAGTAAAATGCCTCTTGCTCTCCCATGGAAGATTTCTGCCAAGATCAATGTCAGAGAAAAGAAGTTTGAACTCGACTTTGCTCCATGGAAAAAAGAGTTTGAAGTCTTTTCAGTCAG ATCCAATGTATATGCAGTCACCAGGAACATTGAGGAGCCAGCTTTGGCTAAAATGACTCCAATAATGCCCAACGCTGTAAACTCGCATAAGGCAAATCAG GTCCTGACACCAAACACCTGGAATCCAAGGGGCAAAATGTGTGCTGAGAGTGACATTTATGGAGTTGGTGTCTGTGTGGAATCTCAGTTCAGGAGAGAGTATTACCATGAGGAATACCCCCTGTACTATTTCCTTGGAGAGACCTACATGGGAGTCAAAGTAGACAGAG CCCAGGCAATCAAAGCTGTTGACAAAATCCACTTTGAGGTTAATGCTGGTCCAAGCAGACATCCAATGAGTGCAAGCCAACTCCTTGAGACTCTGAGGAGGATTTCCAAG GATGCAGCTCAGTCCTCTGATTCAGCCTCAAGTGAGAGAGGATCTCATAACGGCTATCATAACTAC GGCTGGGACTCAACACCTGAATCTGTGTTCAGTATCAAAGGCCTTGCTATGAGTGGCAACTCAAAGCCTGAGGGTTACGATGCAGCCATGTACTGCACGCCCGAGGAAAACATTCAGAACGTCCAGCTGATTGTGTCTGAGGTTGGAGAAGACACTAACTGGAAGATGTGCATTAACGTCATTGCTGATGCCCATGCTGAGACAAAG GCACATATTAGATGGGGAGCTGAATGTCAGTCCTATGAAATGTCAATGAGAGGTGCAACTGCACATCTGCCTGGTTCCAAGCCAACACTCAAGGCCAAGGTACACTGGACCAGGATCCCTGAAACCATGGCAGAGATAGGCAGGAG aATTGAAAGCTACGTTCCCGGCATGGCTTTCCTTCTCGGTTTCTCCCAGCAACATGAGAGAAATGCCAAGCAGGAGGTTTCTGCATCAGTTGTTGCCGCCTCAGCAGACAGCGTTGATGTGAAGATTAAATTCCCAGAG TATACAGTTTACCGCCACGCTATTCCAGTCCCACTGCCACCTGCCAGTTTTCTGGACTTTCaacatgacagaaacacaacaatggACACTTTTGGGCGTGCATAA